The following is a genomic window from Staphylococcus capitis subsp. capitis.
TGGGGATTCTGTCAAACAAGGAGACAATATTCTCACTATTCATAGCAATAAAGAAAATGTTAATGAAATATTAGACAAATTAGACGAGAGTATTACAATTGAAGAAAAAGGTGAAACACCAACCTTAATTCACAAAATTATAACCGAGTAGGAGATGTAAAGAATGACTACAGCGTTTAATCGAATCCATCTTATCGTTATGGACTCAGTAGGTATTGGTGAGGGTCCAGATGCGGCTGCATTTAAAGATGAGGGTTCTCATACACTCAAACACACTTTAGAAGGATTTAATCAAGAACTTCCAAATTTACAACGACTTGGATTAGGAAATATTGATTCTTTACCAGTAGTTTCTAAGGTTGAAAAACCAGGTGCATTTTATACAAAATTGAGCGAAGCTTCAGTTGGTAAAGATACAATGACTGGGCATTGGGAAATTATGGGTTTAAATATTATGCAACCATTTAAAGTATATCCTAATGGTTTCCCAGATGAACTTGTTAAGGAAATTGAAGAGATGACAGGACGTAAAGTTGTTGCGAATCGTCCCGCTTCAGGTACTCAAATCATCGATGAGTGGGGCGAACATCAAATGAAGACAGGCGACTTAATTGTTTACACAAGTGCTGACCCTGTACTTCAAATTGCTGCTCATGAAGATATCATTCCACTTGATGAATTATATGATATATGTGAAAAAGTTCGTGAATTAACTAAAGACCCTAAGTATTTAATTGGACGTATTATTGCAAGACCATATGTAGGTGAACCTGGCAACTTTACACGTACATCAAATCGCCATGATTATGCATTGAAACCTTTTGGTAAAACAGTGATGAATACGTTACAAGATAATGATTACGATGTCATTGCTATTGGTAAAATTAATGATATTTATGATGGTGAAGGTGTGACAGAAGCCATTCGTACCAAAAATAATATGGATGGTATGGACAAACTCATTGAAGTAGTACAAAAAGACTTTAAAGGGATTAGTTTCTTAAATTTAGTAGACTTTGATGCGCTTTATGGTCACCGACGAGATAAAGAAGGCTATGCTCAAGCTATTAAAGACTTTGATAATCGTTTACCGGAATTAATTGAACACTTACAAGAAGACGATTTAGTGATTATTACAGCTGATCACGGAAATGACCCAATAGCCGATGGTACGGATCATACACGCGAATATATACCAGTATTAATGTTTAGTCCTAAAATTAATCAGTATCATGAACTATCTCAAGACACGACATTTAGTTCAATCGGTGCTACAATTGCAGATAACTTCAACGTAGAATTACCAGAATACGGTAAAAGTTATTTAAAAGAAATGGGAGTTGAACACAAATGAAATTCTTAAGATTTCTATTAGGAATCGCATTTGGAACAGCTGGCGTATTACATTTTACGAATGAACGTCAATTTAGAAATATTGTTCCAGATTATTTACCTTTACAAAAAACAGCTGTATTAGTTACAGGTGTTTTCGAAATCTTCTTTGGAATCATGCTATTAATTCAAAGACCAGCAAGTTGGTTGAAGAAAGGAATTAATTTATTCCTATTAGCAGTATTCCCAGCAAATATTTATATGGCACGTAAACAATTACCATTGGGAGACAAAGAAGTTCCAAAATGGGCACTTTATTTAAGATTGCCATTACAATTTGTTTTAATGGGACTAGTTAAGAAACTATAATATAATTTTTGAACTACAACTGCTATTGAGTGGTTGTAGGTTTTATTTTTAAAATGGGAAAATCCTTACATCATTTCATAATGAAAAAGATAAAAGGGAGTTTATGTTAATGATAGTTATTACAGGGGCAATAAGTACATAAAAGAAAGACTCTAGATCATCTTGTGAAAAGCAAGTGAATCTAGAGTCTTATTTAATCTTAAATTAATTTATTCTCCCGCATCGTAAATATCATTCCATTGATTACGTTTATCTAGGAAAGATTGAGCGATTTCTTTTGCACCTTCTAATGAATGACTTGCTGCCCATCCACATTGAACCTCGTTACATGCCGGTACTTCAGTAGCGTTTAATACATCGTTTAAAGTCTTTTCAACAATATTTAAAACATCATCATAATCGTCATGATTAATGAATGATACATAGAAACCAGTCTGGCAACCCATTGGGCTTAAATCAACAACTTTATCAGTGTGATTTCTAATATTTTCAGCCATTAAGTGTTCTAAAGAGTGTAAGCCTGGCATTTCCATATGTTCTTTATTAGGTTGCTTGAAACGAATATCATATTTGTGAATAATATCTCCATTTAAACCTTCCATCGTTCCAGCTAAACGAATAAATGGTGCAACAACTTTAGTATGATCTAAATTGAAACTTTCAACGTTCATTTTAGGCATTATTGTATCCTCCTTATTGCAGTTAAGTGATTTATTGTGTATTTCAATAATATGATTGTAACAATCCTCGATGTGAATGACAATTTTTGAAAATGAGTAGCAAAACAATTAGCGTTTAAATTGTAAGAAAATTGTGTATATATGATAAAAAGTAATGACAACAATTATTAAATCCGATAGAATAAGTAATAATTCTATTGAGGGAAGTTAAAAACTAGAAAATGATAGGAAAAAGTTAATTAGCTCCACACATTTTTAGGAGTAATTATAAGTGATACTCGTCA
Proteins encoded in this region:
- the deoB gene encoding phosphopentomutase — translated: MTTAFNRIHLIVMDSVGIGEGPDAAAFKDEGSHTLKHTLEGFNQELPNLQRLGLGNIDSLPVVSKVEKPGAFYTKLSEASVGKDTMTGHWEIMGLNIMQPFKVYPNGFPDELVKEIEEMTGRKVVANRPASGTQIIDEWGEHQMKTGDLIVYTSADPVLQIAAHEDIIPLDELYDICEKVRELTKDPKYLIGRIIARPYVGEPGNFTRTSNRHDYALKPFGKTVMNTLQDNDYDVIAIGKINDIYDGEGVTEAIRTKNNMDGMDKLIEVVQKDFKGISFLNLVDFDALYGHRRDKEGYAQAIKDFDNRLPELIEHLQEDDLVIITADHGNDPIADGTDHTREYIPVLMFSPKINQYHELSQDTTFSSIGATIADNFNVELPEYGKSYLKEMGVEHK
- a CDS encoding membrane protein, whose protein sequence is MKFLRFLLGIAFGTAGVLHFTNERQFRNIVPDYLPLQKTAVLVTGVFEIFFGIMLLIQRPASWLKKGINLFLLAVFPANIYMARKQLPLGDKEVPKWALYLRLPLQFVLMGLVKKL
- a CDS encoding S-ribosylhomocysteine lyase gives rise to the protein MPKMNVESFNLDHTKVVAPFIRLAGTMEGLNGDIIHKYDIRFKQPNKEHMEMPGLHSLEHLMAENIRNHTDKVVDLSPMGCQTGFYVSFINHDDYDDVLNIVEKTLNDVLNATEVPACNEVQCGWAASHSLEGAKEIAQSFLDKRNQWNDIYDAGE